Proteins encoded in a region of the Halothiobacillus diazotrophicus genome:
- the glnE gene encoding bifunctional [glutamate--ammonia ligase]-adenylyl-L-tyrosine phosphorylase/[glutamate--ammonia-ligase] adenylyltransferase, whose product MVQLPESDYQFLSEAAIVAGADEVTLQQLRVIATVSPFIAQSLKTLPWLWVQLIPLISKPNHERDLRARFDAWFATRADEEFDRALRQIRRIEMIRIAWRDVCGLADTQETLFDLSQLADQSVQQALLFHEAALTARHGSPRDHSGQMQRLVVLGMGKLGGYELNYSSDIDLIFAFEHEGETDGERPIANSQFFIKLGQRIIRSLDHVTSDGFVFRVDMRLRPHGDEGALALPFDAMEHYYATLGREWERYAFIKARVIAGDFAAGETLLNQLKPFVYRKYLDFGAFAQLRDMKKAIEVEMTRKGLIDNIKLGPGGIREVEFIGQLFQLLRGGREPRLQSRSILKTLDVLGETHQLPASMIAELKSGYDFLRRTENRLQMQHDQQTQSLPIKDDDRTRLALAMGFDSWQHFLPALDAHRHRIHRHFGEILKTQRDERRDDDPLLTVWQDDSLSDARAMNHLEHEGFSDPQAALETLRAWKREHYALVSDIVRQRLDVLIPNLLHEVATGDNAISTLQAVLTLISAVLGRSVYLALLIEQPQALRQLIQLCSASPWISDLLRQHPILLDELVDPEALYVQPDVDDLCAELDGLLSRFPEDEERQFDELRRFRQLSVLRVAAADAMGVLPVMRVSDQLTWIAEVALRAVLNRTRDKLQERYGRPQATTPEGVIEPGFAIIGYGKLGGIELGYGSDLDLVFLHDSDGEETVTTGPQVIDNSLFFARIAQKIIHTLSIRTPAGVLYEIDTRLRPDGVGGLLVSSLKGFAQYQQEHAWLWEIQALCRARFICGHPPIESAFTAIRKAVICTPRDPNMLRSEIRAMREKMRAEQDSPPPDHFHLKRGVGGITDIEFIVQYLLLRHAHAHPEIIRFTDNIRQLTALMNEKVLPEAIGSALITAYQSLRNATHRRTLANQSLNVPIADFASERATVMATWQHYFTD is encoded by the coding sequence ATGGTTCAATTGCCTGAGTCCGATTACCAGTTTCTTTCTGAAGCGGCCATTGTGGCCGGCGCGGACGAAGTGACCCTACAGCAGCTCCGCGTGATCGCCACGGTCAGTCCCTTTATCGCCCAGAGCCTCAAGACCTTGCCCTGGCTCTGGGTTCAGCTCATTCCCCTGATTTCCAAACCGAATCACGAGCGCGATCTCCGGGCTCGATTTGACGCCTGGTTTGCGACACGTGCTGATGAAGAGTTTGACCGGGCCCTCCGTCAGATCCGACGTATCGAAATGATCCGTATTGCCTGGCGGGATGTCTGTGGTCTGGCTGACACGCAGGAAACGCTTTTTGACCTGTCGCAACTGGCGGACCAAAGTGTTCAGCAAGCGCTACTCTTTCATGAAGCCGCTCTGACGGCCCGTCATGGCAGCCCCCGGGATCACTCGGGCCAAATGCAACGTCTGGTCGTGCTGGGTATGGGTAAGCTCGGTGGGTATGAGCTGAATTACTCCTCGGACATCGATCTCATTTTCGCCTTTGAGCACGAAGGTGAAACGGATGGCGAACGTCCGATTGCCAATAGTCAGTTCTTCATCAAGCTCGGGCAACGCATCATCCGCTCCCTGGATCATGTGACAAGCGACGGTTTCGTCTTTCGGGTCGACATGCGCCTGAGACCCCATGGCGACGAGGGTGCCCTGGCGCTTCCCTTTGATGCCATGGAGCACTACTACGCCACGCTAGGTCGTGAATGGGAGCGTTACGCCTTCATCAAGGCTCGGGTCATCGCAGGGGACTTTGCTGCCGGAGAAACTCTGCTCAACCAACTCAAACCGTTCGTCTATCGAAAGTACCTGGACTTCGGTGCGTTTGCCCAACTTCGGGACATGAAAAAGGCCATCGAAGTGGAAATGACCCGAAAGGGCCTGATCGACAACATCAAGCTTGGGCCAGGAGGCATTCGTGAAGTGGAGTTCATCGGCCAGTTGTTCCAGCTGCTCCGCGGAGGAAGGGAACCGCGTCTGCAGAGCCGGAGTATTCTGAAGACCCTCGATGTTCTGGGAGAGACGCATCAGCTGCCTGCATCGATGATTGCCGAGCTCAAGTCTGGCTATGACTTCCTTCGGCGCACCGAAAACCGGCTTCAGATGCAACACGATCAACAAACCCAATCCCTGCCGATTAAGGACGATGATCGTACCCGTCTGGCCCTGGCGATGGGGTTTGATAGCTGGCAGCACTTTCTCCCGGCCCTCGACGCGCACCGGCACCGCATTCATCGACATTTCGGCGAGATTCTCAAGACCCAGCGCGACGAGCGACGCGACGATGACCCCTTGCTCACTGTGTGGCAGGACGACAGCCTGTCAGATGCACGGGCCATGAATCATCTCGAGCACGAGGGTTTTTCCGACCCACAGGCTGCCCTAGAAACCCTACGCGCCTGGAAACGTGAACACTATGCGCTTGTCAGTGACATCGTCCGCCAGCGCCTCGATGTACTGATACCCAATCTTCTTCACGAAGTTGCAACTGGCGACAATGCCATTTCGACACTTCAGGCTGTCCTGACCCTCATTAGCGCCGTGCTGGGAAGATCAGTTTACCTGGCACTGCTGATCGAGCAACCCCAGGCGCTCCGTCAACTCATTCAACTCTGCTCGGCGAGTCCTTGGATTTCCGATCTTCTGCGACAACACCCCATCCTTCTGGATGAACTTGTCGATCCCGAGGCTTTGTACGTCCAGCCCGACGTGGATGATCTTTGCGCCGAACTCGATGGTCTGTTATCCCGTTTCCCCGAAGACGAGGAGCGACAGTTCGATGAACTGCGCCGTTTCCGTCAACTCTCCGTACTGCGCGTTGCGGCCGCGGACGCCATGGGGGTGCTTCCTGTCATGCGGGTATCCGATCAGCTGACCTGGATCGCAGAAGTTGCACTTCGTGCCGTGCTGAACCGTACCCGGGATAAATTGCAGGAGCGCTATGGCCGCCCGCAGGCTACCACCCCGGAAGGCGTCATCGAACCCGGATTTGCCATCATCGGCTATGGCAAGCTGGGCGGCATCGAACTGGGGTATGGCTCGGATCTGGATCTCGTCTTCCTGCATGACTCGGATGGTGAGGAGACGGTTACCACGGGGCCGCAGGTCATCGATAACAGTCTCTTCTTCGCCCGGATTGCCCAGAAAATCATCCATACCCTGAGCATCAGGACACCGGCGGGCGTACTCTATGAAATTGATACCCGGCTTCGACCGGATGGTGTCGGCGGGCTGCTTGTCTCCAGTCTAAAGGGATTCGCGCAATACCAGCAGGAGCATGCCTGGCTTTGGGAAATCCAGGCTTTGTGTCGTGCCCGTTTCATCTGTGGTCATCCGCCCATCGAATCTGCCTTTACCGCCATTCGGAAAGCCGTGATCTGTACCCCCCGTGACCCGAACATGCTGCGGTCCGAGATTCGTGCGATGCGGGAAAAAATGCGGGCCGAGCAGGATAGCCCCCCGCCCGATCATTTCCATCTCAAACGCGGTGTTGGGGGGATTACGGATATCGAGTTCATCGTTCAATATCTCCTGCTGCGCCATGCACACGCCCACCCGGAGATTATTCGGTTCACGGACAATATTCGTCAGCTGACCGCGCTCATGAACGAGAAGGTCCTGCCAGAAGCCATCGGATCGGCGCTGATTACCGCCTATCAGTCATTGCGCAACGCAACACACCGCCGAACGTTGGCCAACCAGTCCTTGAATGTGCCCATCGCCGATTTCGCGTCCGAACGGGCGACCGTCATGGCCACCTGGCAACATTATTTCACCGACTAG
- a CDS encoding DsrE family protein → MLKLRLPRFLLALTLLAGTLSAQAAMADAKAIDALGGNSLAAHHVVIQVTDEDPKRQIVPLNVATNLMQAFGTDVDVEVVALGPGVGLLFADNPNAAKIKALSEQGVRFTACENSLKKAAAKLGHEPVLNPVAQKTPSGIVRIVKLVEAGYILVRP, encoded by the coding sequence ATGTTGAAACTTCGCCTCCCGCGTTTTCTTCTCGCTCTGACGCTGCTCGCGGGCACGCTGTCAGCCCAGGCCGCCATGGCGGATGCCAAAGCCATCGACGCCCTGGGCGGCAACTCCCTTGCCGCGCATCATGTCGTGATCCAGGTTACGGATGAAGATCCGAAGCGTCAGATCGTGCCACTGAACGTCGCCACCAACCTGATGCAGGCATTCGGCACCGACGTGGATGTCGAAGTTGTCGCGCTTGGACCAGGCGTCGGTCTGCTTTTTGCCGACAACCCCAATGCCGCCAAGATCAAAGCCTTGTCTGAACAAGGCGTACGTTTTACAGCCTGCGAGAATTCGTTGAAAAAGGCCGCGGCGAAACTGGGCCACGAACCCGTTCTCAACCCCGTTGCACAAAAGACGCCGTCCGGTATCGTCCGTATCGTGAAACTGGTCGAAGCCGGCTATATTCTCGTGCGCCCCTGA
- a CDS encoding metallophosphoesterase has translation MTLFKQLLINSEGRDFVVGDLHGNLTRLEKALEYHHFKPDRDRVISVGDLIDRGSESLNTLRLLSEPWFFSVAGNHERLLSLHRNALTRRQLDPMARARLQESGAQWLLDAYDGLNEDKWADFITEIMNLISQLPLMIQIGNGPDAVGVVHAELPDWDWSRNVARLERIKKVRFWDQTRDEPTIESILWGRGQFQSLLRGDHNDRMVEGIAWVIYGHNTLHTPRRAGNRLWIDTGVHEKQPDRGLSLVEVGPVLSVTTHFRDLRIRTERFSAPAPVRFHSV, from the coding sequence ATGACATTATTCAAACAGCTATTAATTAATTCCGAAGGACGGGATTTTGTTGTCGGCGACCTGCATGGGAATCTGACCCGGCTGGAGAAAGCGCTGGAATACCATCACTTCAAACCGGATCGGGACCGGGTGATTTCCGTTGGCGACCTCATTGATCGGGGCAGTGAATCGTTGAATACATTGCGGTTGCTCTCGGAGCCCTGGTTCTTTTCTGTTGCAGGGAATCACGAACGATTATTAAGCCTGCATCGAAATGCGTTGACGCGACGTCAATTGGACCCGATGGCGCGCGCGCGACTCCAGGAGTCCGGAGCGCAGTGGTTGTTGGATGCCTACGACGGGCTCAATGAGGACAAATGGGCCGATTTCATCACGGAGATCATGAATCTGATCAGCCAGCTTCCACTGATGATACAGATCGGCAATGGACCAGACGCCGTCGGCGTCGTGCACGCAGAACTCCCGGACTGGGATTGGAGTCGAAACGTGGCCCGGCTGGAGCGGATCAAAAAGGTGCGGTTCTGGGATCAAACCCGGGACGAACCGACCATCGAATCGATTCTCTGGGGGCGCGGTCAATTCCAATCATTATTGCGCGGCGATCATAACGACCGGATGGTTGAGGGAATCGCGTGGGTTATTTATGGTCACAACACCCTGCATACACCTCGGCGCGCGGGAAATCGACTATGGATAGATACGGGCGTGCATGAAAAGCAGCCGGATCGGGGGCTCTCTCTCGTGGAGGTCGGCCCGGTTCTTTCCGTGACAACCCATTTCAGGGATTTACGCATTCGGACCGAACGTTTCAGCGCCCCGGCGCCGGTCCGTTTTCATTCAGTTTAA